Proteins encoded in a region of the Streptomyces sp. NBC_01471 genome:
- a CDS encoding transposase, with amino-acid sequence MGSTGLMPAPRKYPDELRERAVREVQNSGRPVAHVARDLGIHKEALRLWVRQAEADHGSRPDLLTSAERAELVQLRKEAAELRRANEILKAASVFFAKELDQPRTRPTR; translated from the coding sequence ATGGGAAGCACAGGTCTGATGCCTGCACCCCGGAAGTATCCCGACGAGCTCCGTGAGCGAGCCGTCCGTGAAGTACAGAACTCGGGCCGTCCGGTCGCCCACGTGGCTCGGGATCTCGGTATCCACAAGGAAGCCTTGCGGCTGTGGGTCCGCCAGGCCGAGGCCGACCACGGCAGCCGTCCCGACCTGCTCACCTCCGCCGAGCGAGCCGAGCTCGTACAACTCCGCAAAGAAGCAGCTGAGTTGCGACGGGCGAACGAGATCCTGAAGGCCGCCAGCGTGTTTTTCGCAAAGGAGCTCGACCAGCCCCGCACGAGGCCGACGCGGTGA
- a CDS encoding BMP family ABC transporter substrate-binding protein, with protein MNVKEALFGTRQRVLLSSGAVVVAATAAMVALMAGGGGAHEIPPSRARAYSQQQACLLTPANGLADSAVTQVWEGMQDASALTKAKVSYLAVTGPQNAANAAPYLASLVSRQCTVVVTVGAAPDGAATRDAKRFPKTRFLLTGTHSQGSGSANLTNAENTRAAIASAVTAAVRD; from the coding sequence GTGAACGTGAAAGAGGCGTTGTTCGGGACACGGCAGCGCGTGCTGTTGTCCAGCGGTGCGGTGGTGGTCGCGGCTACTGCCGCGATGGTGGCCCTGATGGCAGGTGGAGGCGGAGCACACGAGATCCCGCCCTCTCGCGCCCGCGCCTACAGCCAGCAGCAGGCGTGCCTGCTGACACCCGCCAACGGTCTGGCGGATTCCGCCGTGACTCAGGTGTGGGAAGGGATGCAGGACGCATCCGCGCTGACCAAGGCCAAGGTGTCCTACCTCGCCGTGACGGGACCTCAGAACGCCGCCAATGCCGCCCCGTACCTCGCCTCCCTGGTCTCCCGGCAGTGCACCGTCGTCGTGACCGTGGGCGCCGCACCCGACGGGGCCGCCACCCGCGACGCCAAACGCTTCCCGAAGACGCGCTTCCTGCTGACCGGCACCCATTCGCAAGGTTCGGGCAGCGCCAATCTCACCAACGCCGAAAACACGCGCGCGGCGATTGCCTCAGCCGTGACGGCCGCAGTCCGCGACTGA
- the cas7e gene encoding type I-E CRISPR-associated protein Cas7/Cse4/CasC, producing the protein MTQRLYIDVHVVQTVPPANLNRDDQGNPKEAIYGGVRRSRVSSQAWKRASRQHFDAQAPEPDRATRTKRITNELSTRISRNTTLDREDTDRIAAALLAQLGLSQGKKAGDTAYLLFYGNAQLDAVAALVTDRATDLAALDEKALTEAVKELPVAENFKTGHPVGVALFGRMVADIPKLNVDAAVQVAHALSTHETQLEFDYFTAVDDQNEQDETGAGMIGTIGFNSATLYRYATVGFAQLTDNLGGDTEAALDALDRFVDSFARSAPTGYQNSFAHRTRPSLVAVVVRTDQPVNLVSAFEEPIAAEAGIQANSARRLAQEHITATQVWGDTPLYGAASHTFTTSETRTKDTAETLTQAFGEPVTFPDLRTTLRARIATALGEQA; encoded by the coding sequence ATGACCCAGCGCCTCTACATCGACGTGCACGTTGTCCAGACTGTCCCGCCCGCCAACCTCAACCGAGACGATCAGGGAAACCCCAAGGAGGCCATCTACGGCGGGGTTCGCCGCTCACGCGTCTCCTCCCAGGCATGGAAACGGGCATCCCGCCAGCACTTCGACGCCCAGGCCCCCGAGCCCGACCGCGCCACCCGCACCAAGCGCATCACCAACGAACTCAGCACCCGGATCTCACGGAACACCACACTGGACCGCGAGGACACCGACCGGATCGCCGCAGCCCTTCTTGCACAGCTCGGCCTGAGCCAGGGCAAGAAGGCCGGCGACACCGCCTACCTCCTCTTCTACGGCAACGCCCAGCTCGACGCCGTGGCCGCCCTGGTAACGGACCGCGCCACCGACCTAGCAGCCCTGGACGAAAAGGCCCTCACCGAAGCCGTCAAGGAACTGCCCGTCGCCGAGAACTTCAAGACCGGGCACCCCGTGGGCGTCGCCCTGTTCGGCCGCATGGTCGCCGATATCCCCAAGCTCAACGTCGACGCCGCCGTACAGGTCGCCCACGCACTCTCCACCCACGAGACGCAACTCGAATTCGACTACTTCACTGCGGTCGACGACCAGAACGAACAGGACGAGACCGGCGCCGGAATGATCGGCACCATCGGCTTCAACTCCGCAACCCTCTACCGCTACGCCACCGTCGGATTCGCCCAGCTCACCGACAACCTCGGCGGCGACACCGAAGCCGCCCTCGACGCCCTCGACCGGTTCGTCGACAGCTTCGCCCGGTCCGCCCCCACCGGCTACCAGAACTCCTTCGCCCACCGAACCCGGCCCAGCCTCGTCGCCGTCGTCGTGCGCACCGACCAGCCCGTCAACCTGGTCTCCGCCTTCGAAGAGCCCATCGCAGCAGAAGCCGGCATCCAGGCGAACTCCGCCCGCCGCCTCGCGCAGGAGCACATCACCGCCACACAGGTGTGGGGAGACACCCCTCTCTACGGAGCTGCCAGCCACACCTTCACCACCAGCGAAACCCGCACCAAAGACACCGCCGAAACCCTTACCCAGGCATTCGGCGAACCCGTCACTTTTCCCGACCTGCGCACCACTCTGCGCGCTCGCATCGCCACCGCCCTGGGGGAACAGGCGTGA
- the cas2e gene encoding type I-E CRISPR-associated endoribonuclease Cas2e, producing MTVIILIAAPEGLRGHLTRWMVEASAGVFVGNPSRRIRDRLWELLAIRIDDGQAILIEPAANEQGWAVRTAGRDRWQPVDFDGLILSARPKKQLNENSYPAR from the coding sequence ATGACCGTCATCATCCTCATCGCCGCCCCAGAGGGCCTCCGAGGACACCTCACCCGCTGGATGGTCGAGGCCAGCGCCGGCGTATTCGTCGGCAACCCCAGCCGCCGCATCCGCGACCGCCTCTGGGAACTTCTGGCCATCCGCATCGATGATGGGCAGGCCATCCTCATCGAGCCCGCCGCCAACGAACAGGGATGGGCCGTCCGTACCGCAGGCCGCGACCGCTGGCAGCCCGTCGACTTCGACGGACTGATCCTCTCTGCCCGCCCCAAGAAACAACTAAATGAAAACAGCTATCCCGCTCGGTAA
- the cas1 gene encoding CRISPR-associated endonuclease Cas1 has translation MYSMRFPGEDISALTMQQLRGREGTRVRKYYRSQADRTGVPWNGRLYKAGDAFAAGDDLNRLLSAANAALYGICHAVIIGLGASPGLGFVHTGKATSFVLDIADLYKAEYTIPLAFDLAAQGLTEERDARLGLRDLIARDRLLSRIVTDVKNLLTPEGTDFDDPEANLLWDEHLGAVPGGTNYAAHADLSAHDMTDNHIAVIGPEINDTEATS, from the coding sequence ATGTACAGCATGCGCTTCCCCGGCGAGGACATCTCCGCCCTCACCATGCAACAACTCCGCGGCCGTGAAGGCACACGCGTCCGCAAGTACTACCGCTCCCAGGCGGACCGCACCGGAGTCCCCTGGAATGGCCGCCTCTACAAAGCCGGCGACGCCTTCGCAGCAGGTGACGACCTCAACCGACTCCTATCCGCAGCCAACGCGGCCCTCTACGGCATCTGCCACGCCGTCATCATCGGACTCGGCGCCAGCCCAGGACTCGGTTTCGTCCACACCGGAAAAGCAACATCCTTCGTCCTGGACATCGCCGACCTCTACAAGGCCGAATACACCATTCCGCTCGCCTTCGATCTCGCCGCACAAGGACTCACAGAAGAACGCGACGCACGACTCGGCCTGCGCGACCTCATCGCCCGCGACAGACTCCTCAGCCGCATCGTCACCGACGTCAAAAACCTGCTCACCCCCGAAGGCACGGACTTCGACGACCCCGAAGCGAACCTTCTGTGGGACGAGCACCTCGGCGCTGTTCCGGGCGGCACCAACTACGCCGCCCACGCAGACCTGTCAGCACACGACATGACCGACAACCACATCGCCGTTATCGGTCCCGAAATCAACGACACCGAAGCCACATCATGA
- the cas5e gene encoding type I-E CRISPR-associated protein Cas5/CasD, whose amino-acid sequence MTHLGHTSVLLLRLAAPLQSWGDRSTFNRRETRPEPTKSGVVGLLAAAAGRSRYAALDDLAGLGLGIRIDQPGSILRDYHTVSDYRGQPLLSAAVTARGVQKPTSPAKHTHITQRFYLQDAVFLAAVEGPQGLITALEHAVRHPVFPLALGRRSCVPAQPLVLGQRTSSLEDALRAEPWQAAPAVRKRWGRQNDDAAHIDLPATLDDPAGDEVRDDVPLSFAPTGRTFTTRRTRHTYLEAPTGLTPDPARPPTNGGHDPFALLGW is encoded by the coding sequence GTGACGCACCTCGGCCACACCTCCGTCCTCCTGCTGCGGCTCGCCGCCCCCCTCCAGTCATGGGGCGACCGCAGCACCTTCAACCGACGTGAAACCCGGCCCGAACCCACAAAGTCCGGAGTCGTTGGCCTTCTTGCCGCAGCCGCCGGCCGCTCCCGCTACGCCGCCTTGGACGACCTCGCCGGTCTCGGACTCGGCATCCGCATCGACCAGCCCGGCAGCATCCTCCGCGATTACCACACCGTCAGCGACTACCGCGGCCAACCGCTCCTCTCCGCCGCCGTGACCGCCAGGGGCGTACAGAAACCCACCTCACCCGCCAAACACACACACATCACCCAGCGCTTCTACCTCCAAGACGCCGTCTTCCTCGCTGCCGTGGAAGGTCCGCAGGGACTCATCACCGCCCTCGAACACGCCGTACGCCACCCCGTCTTCCCTCTCGCCCTCGGCCGCCGTTCCTGTGTACCCGCACAGCCCCTGGTCCTGGGCCAGCGCACCAGCTCGCTTGAGGACGCGCTGCGTGCCGAGCCCTGGCAGGCTGCCCCCGCAGTACGCAAGCGGTGGGGGCGGCAGAACGACGACGCCGCACACATCGACCTTCCCGCCACCCTGGACGATCCGGCAGGAGACGAAGTCCGCGATGACGTCCCCCTGTCCTTCGCCCCCACAGGCCGGACCTTCACCACCCGCCGTACCCGCCACACCTACCTCGAAGCCCCCACCGGCCTCACCCCCGACCCCGCACGGCCCCCGACCAACGGCGGCCACGACCCCTTCGCCCTACTGGGCTGGTGA
- the cas6e gene encoding type I-E CRISPR-associated protein Cas6/Cse3/CasE: protein MPYLSRIRINPLRAESRKLLASPRAMHAAVQGGVPGLPEQERTLWRLDPDNPHRPQLFVLTTDKPDWTHLVEQAGWPGADGEHYAVRDYAPLLQQLALGRSFAFRLTANPVQNTNRPDKLTARQQARVEAGDRRSFRLGHRTTAAQLRWFLTRTARWGFDIPNAPHLEGTHDTDNEPPRDIRITTRQRRSFGKGVVTAKEAHVVMNSVTFEGRLRITDPALLTERLLAGIGPSKAYGCGLLTLAPLPEGA from the coding sequence ATGCCTTATCTCTCCCGTATCCGCATCAATCCTCTACGCGCCGAGAGCCGCAAACTTCTCGCCAGCCCGCGCGCGATGCACGCCGCGGTCCAAGGCGGGGTCCCCGGCCTGCCCGAACAAGAACGCACTCTGTGGCGGCTCGACCCGGACAACCCGCACCGCCCCCAGCTGTTCGTCCTCACCACAGACAAACCAGACTGGACCCACCTGGTTGAACAGGCAGGATGGCCCGGCGCCGACGGCGAGCACTATGCCGTACGCGACTACGCTCCGCTCCTGCAGCAACTAGCACTGGGCCGCAGCTTCGCTTTCCGCCTCACGGCCAACCCCGTCCAGAACACCAACCGGCCCGACAAACTCACCGCGCGCCAACAGGCACGCGTCGAAGCCGGCGACCGCCGCAGCTTCCGCCTCGGCCACCGGACCACCGCAGCCCAGCTCAGATGGTTCCTCACCCGCACCGCACGCTGGGGGTTCGACATTCCCAACGCCCCACACCTTGAAGGAACCCACGACACAGACAACGAACCACCCCGCGACATCCGCATCACCACCCGTCAGCGCCGCTCCTTCGGCAAGGGGGTGGTCACCGCGAAAGAAGCCCACGTCGTCATGAACTCCGTGACCTTCGAAGGACGCTTGCGCATCACTGACCCCGCTCTTCTCACCGAGCGCCTCCTGGCCGGTATCGGCCCCTCCAAGGCATACGGATGCGGACTGCTCACCCTCGCCCCGCTCCCCGAAGGGGCATGA